A portion of the Permianibacter fluminis genome contains these proteins:
- the ybgF gene encoding tol-pal system protein YbgF produces the protein MRKLKAAALVAALSTSFSRPLLRILALAAFTLPCVALAAAPVVSAETEQRQLQQATANQEQQAQLRNQVIADLQIQVNALQEDVRMLRGLVEEQDYKISQLLERQRELYRDIDRRLSGMPGAGGGASASTTEPATVNTVPSLPDVATSEPQVIEPVPAPAEPKPAKPAGKGSKDVEAEQKAYDAIFPLVRNKQYSEAVKAYSEFLSKFPDGRNAANARYWLGQVYYVQGSNEDAETQFKLVMSQYADSPKASDALAKLAAIEERRGALDKAKALYNQIIQKFPGSSSALAAQKRLQELR, from the coding sequence ATGCGTAAGCTCAAAGCGGCGGCGCTGGTCGCCGCTTTGTCTACTTCGTTCTCGCGGCCGCTCCTGCGCATCCTTGCGCTCGCGGCATTCACACTTCCGTGTGTAGCACTGGCAGCCGCTCCGGTTGTCAGTGCCGAGACCGAACAGCGTCAGCTGCAGCAGGCAACTGCCAATCAAGAGCAGCAGGCGCAATTGCGCAATCAAGTGATTGCCGATCTGCAAATTCAAGTCAATGCCCTTCAGGAAGACGTGCGCATGCTGCGCGGTCTGGTCGAGGAGCAGGACTACAAAATTTCCCAGTTGCTGGAACGCCAACGCGAGTTGTATCGCGATATCGATCGTCGTCTGTCTGGCATGCCAGGCGCGGGCGGCGGTGCGAGTGCCAGCACGACTGAACCGGCCACCGTCAATACGGTGCCGTCGCTGCCGGATGTTGCAACGTCCGAGCCGCAAGTGATTGAGCCGGTCCCGGCACCGGCCGAGCCGAAACCGGCCAAACCGGCCGGCAAAGGCAGCAAAGATGTCGAAGCCGAACAAAAAGCCTATGACGCGATTTTTCCGCTGGTGCGCAACAAGCAATACAGCGAAGCGGTGAAAGCCTACAGCGAATTTCTGAGCAAGTTTCCGGATGGCCGCAACGCTGCCAATGCCCGTTACTGGCTCGGTCAGGTCTATTACGTCCAAGGCAGCAACGAAGACGCTGAGACCCAGTTCAAACTGGTCATGAGCCAGTACGCTGACTCACCAAAAGCCTCGGACGCGCTGGCCAAACTGGCCGCCATCGAAGAGCGCCGTGGCGCCTTGGACAAGGCTAAAGCGCTGTACAACCAGATTATCCAGAAGTTTCCCGGCAGCTCGTCGGCCTTGGCCGCACAGAAACGGCTGCAGGAACTGCGCTGA
- the queC gene encoding 7-cyano-7-deazaguanine synthase QueC, which translates to MNPRAVVLLSGGLDSTTCLAIAKSRGFDCYALSFNYGQRSQQEIVFAERIAKAMQVREHKIIDLDLSQIGGSALTDHAIAVPEAPTSGIPVTYVPARNTVFLSIALGWAEVLDARHIFTGVNAVDYSGYPDCRPAYIAAFERMANLATRAGVEGHMLHIETPLIALSKAEIVQTGTALGVDYSLTVSCYQADDHGRACGRCDACRLRKAGFVDAGVADPTRYQ; encoded by the coding sequence ATGAATCCGCGCGCTGTCGTTCTGCTCTCCGGTGGCCTCGATTCCACCACCTGTCTTGCCATTGCCAAATCGCGTGGCTTTGACTGTTATGCGCTGAGTTTCAACTATGGCCAGCGTTCGCAGCAGGAGATTGTCTTTGCCGAGCGCATTGCCAAGGCGATGCAGGTTCGCGAACACAAAATCATTGATCTGGATCTGTCGCAGATTGGCGGTTCGGCACTGACCGATCACGCCATCGCCGTGCCGGAGGCGCCGACCAGCGGCATTCCGGTGACCTATGTGCCGGCCCGCAACACCGTGTTTCTGTCGATTGCGCTCGGCTGGGCCGAGGTGCTCGATGCCCGCCACATTTTCACCGGCGTCAATGCCGTGGATTACTCGGGCTACCCCGATTGCCGGCCGGCCTACATTGCGGCGTTTGAGCGTATGGCCAATCTGGCAACGCGTGCCGGCGTCGAAGGCCACATGCTGCATATCGAGACGCCACTCATCGCCCTCAGCAAAGCCGAGATTGTCCAGACCGGGACGGCGCTCGGCGTCGATTACAGCCTGACCGTGTCCTGTTATCAGGCCGATGATCACGGCCGCGCCTGCGGCCGTTGTGATGCCTGCCGGCTGCGCAAAGCCGGTTTTGTCGACGCGGGTGTGGCCGACCCGACCCGCTATCAATAA
- a CDS encoding YbgF trimerization domain-containing protein, producing the protein MRKLKAAALVAALSTSFSRPLLRILALAAFTLPCVALAAAPVVSAETEQRQLQQATANQEQQAQLRNQVIADLQIQVNALQEDVRMLRGLVEEQDYKISQLLERQRELYRDIDRRLSGMPGAGGGASASTTEPATVNTVPSLPDVATSEPQVIEPVPAPAEPKPAKPAGKGSKDVEAEQKAYDAIFPLVRNKQYSEAVKAYSEFLSKFPDGRNAANARYWLGQVYYVQGSNEDAETQFKLVMSQYADSPKASDALAKLAAIEERRGALDKAKALA; encoded by the coding sequence ATGCGTAAGCTCAAAGCGGCGGCGCTGGTCGCCGCTTTGTCTACTTCGTTCTCGCGGCCGCTCCTGCGCATCCTTGCGCTCGCGGCATTCACACTTCCGTGTGTAGCACTGGCAGCCGCTCCGGTTGTCAGTGCCGAGACCGAACAGCGTCAGCTGCAGCAGGCAACTGCCAATCAAGAGCAGCAGGCGCAATTGCGCAATCAAGTGATTGCCGATCTGCAAATTCAAGTCAATGCCCTTCAGGAAGACGTGCGCATGCTGCGCGGTCTGGTCGAGGAGCAGGACTACAAAATTTCCCAGTTGCTGGAACGCCAACGCGAGTTGTATCGCGATATCGATCGTCGTCTGTCTGGCATGCCAGGCGCGGGCGGCGGTGCGAGTGCCAGCACGACTGAACCGGCCACCGTCAATACGGTGCCGTCGCTGCCGGATGTTGCAACGTCCGAGCCGCAAGTGATTGAGCCGGTCCCGGCACCGGCCGAGCCGAAACCGGCCAAACCGGCCGGCAAAGGCAGCAAAGATGTCGAAGCCGAACAAAAAGCCTATGACGCGATTTTTCCGCTGGTGCGCAACAAGCAATACAGCGAAGCGGTGAAAGCCTACAGCGAATTTCTGAGCAAGTTTCCGGATGGCCGCAACGCTGCCAATGCCCGTTACTGGCTCGGTCAGGTCTATTACGTCCAAGGCAGCAACGAAGACGCTGAGACCCAGTTCAAACTGGTCATGAGCCAGTACGCTGACTCACCAAAAGCCTCGGACGCGCTGGCCAAACTGGCCGCCATCGAAGAGCGCCGTGGCGCCTTGGACAAGGCTAAAGCGCTGGCCTGA
- a CDS encoding dienelactone hydrolase family protein, whose translation MTESRKPATADAAVDPSRRAFVTATISAGFAASVAPAIGSMVTQTDSIGLDAGETRIAAGDIEMLAYYAKPAGKPVDKQQLPVVLLVQEIFGLHEHIRDLVRRLAKAGYLAIAPNLYQRQGDATAVSDINQLVQTIVAKVPDAQVFRDLDAAVVWAGGHGGDVSKLAVTGFCWGGRITWLYTAYSPAVKAAVAWYGRLVGTANELQPLYPLDVVTQLHAPVLGLYGESDTGIPQESVEKMRAALAAAGKPSEIVVYPKAPHGFNADYRPSYVSEFAADGWHRMLEWFRKNGVA comes from the coding sequence ATGACCGAATCGAGAAAACCGGCGACTGCCGATGCCGCGGTTGATCCGTCGCGGCGGGCCTTTGTCACCGCCACGATCAGTGCCGGCTTTGCCGCGTCGGTGGCGCCCGCCATTGGCAGCATGGTGACCCAGACCGACAGCATCGGTCTGGATGCCGGTGAGACCCGGATTGCGGCTGGCGATATCGAGATGCTGGCGTATTACGCCAAACCGGCTGGCAAACCGGTCGACAAACAACAGTTGCCGGTGGTGCTGCTGGTGCAGGAGATTTTTGGTCTGCATGAGCATATTCGCGATCTGGTCCGGCGCCTGGCCAAGGCCGGTTATCTGGCGATTGCGCCCAATCTGTATCAGCGTCAGGGCGATGCGACGGCCGTCAGCGACATCAATCAGCTGGTGCAAACCATCGTGGCCAAGGTGCCGGACGCGCAGGTGTTTCGTGATCTTGATGCCGCGGTGGTCTGGGCCGGCGGTCATGGTGGCGATGTCAGCAAACTCGCGGTGACCGGTTTTTGCTGGGGCGGCCGGATCACCTGGCTGTATACGGCCTACAGTCCGGCCGTCAAAGCGGCAGTGGCTTGGTATGGTCGGCTGGTCGGTACGGCCAATGAACTGCAGCCCTTGTATCCGCTCGATGTCGTGACGCAGCTGCATGCGCCGGTGCTGGGGTTGTATGGCGAGTCCGATACCGGCATTCCGCAGGAGTCGGTCGAGAAAATGCGGGCGGCTTTGGCGGCGGCCGGCAAGCCTTCGGAAATCGTGGTTTACCCCAAAGCGCCGCACGGATTCAATGCCGACTACCGGCCCAGTTATGTCAGCGAATTCGCCGCCGATGGTTGGCACCGGATGCTGGAATGGTTCCGGAAAAACGGCGTGGCGTGA
- a CDS encoding DMT family transporter: MNAAGWGLYLLAVLIWGSTWLLITFQLGKVAPEASIVYRFALAALVMFGWSAWRGLTLRFDRAAHIRFALQGAFLFCLNYVLFYHSERFISSGLVALICSGIAFFNMFGMRLLYGQAIAPTVALGSSIGIAGIMVVFWPEVRGFSAGHAGWLGIALAAIATFSASCGNLVSVSQRRANLPVLQSTAWAMLYGTLLTGLYALLAGIPFGFDFSLRYLGSLAYLVLFGSVVAFMSYLTLIARVGAAKAAYVNVTVPIVALILSALVEGFRWQLATFVGIGLSLLGNLLVMQASKR, from the coding sequence ATGAATGCCGCAGGGTGGGGTTTGTATTTGCTGGCGGTACTGATCTGGGGCTCGACCTGGCTCCTGATCACCTTCCAGCTCGGCAAGGTGGCGCCGGAAGCGTCCATTGTTTATCGCTTTGCGCTGGCCGCGCTGGTGATGTTTGGCTGGTCAGCCTGGCGTGGCTTGACGCTGCGGTTCGATCGGGCTGCCCATATTCGTTTTGCGCTGCAGGGCGCGTTCCTGTTTTGCCTCAACTACGTGCTGTTCTATCACAGCGAACGGTTCATCAGCTCAGGTCTGGTGGCGCTGATTTGCTCCGGCATCGCCTTCTTCAACATGTTTGGCATGCGGCTGCTGTATGGCCAGGCCATTGCGCCGACCGTTGCGCTCGGGTCGTCGATCGGCATTGCCGGCATCATGGTGGTGTTCTGGCCGGAAGTGCGTGGATTCTCGGCTGGCCATGCCGGCTGGCTCGGCATCGCACTGGCGGCGATCGCGACGTTCAGCGCCTCCTGCGGCAATCTGGTTTCGGTCAGTCAGCGCCGGGCCAATCTGCCGGTACTGCAGTCGACCGCCTGGGCCATGTTGTACGGCACCTTGCTGACCGGCTTGTACGCGCTGCTGGCCGGGATACCGTTCGGCTTCGATTTTTCCCTGCGCTACCTCGGCTCGCTGGCCTATCTGGTGCTATTCGGTTCGGTGGTGGCGTTCATGAGCTACCTGACCTTGATCGCCCGGGTCGGCGCCGCCAAGGCCGCCTACGTCAACGTCACCGTGCCGATCGTGGCACTGATCCTGTCGGCGCTGGTCGAAGGCTTCCGCTGGCAGTTGGCCACCTTTGTCGGCATCGGCCTGTCGCTGCTTGGCAATCTCCTGGTCATGCAGGCCAGCAAGCGCTGA
- the rlmN gene encoding 23S rRNA (adenine(2503)-C(2))-methyltransferase RlmN, which translates to MTAVATPGKVNLLGLDTNGLAEFFASIGEKPFRATQVLKWIHQHGADDFDTMSNLSKALREKLKETAEIRGPEAVTEQVSADGTIKWALRLEGGQLVETVFIPTTDRGTLCVSSQVGCALDCAFCSTAQQGFNRNLTSAEIIGQVWHATRRLGAVATTGERKVTNVVMMGMGEPLLNFDNVVTAMGMMLDDNAYGLSKRRVTLSTSGVVPGLEKLIDHIDVALALSLHAPNNALRDELVPVNKKYPIEVLLPAVQKYLDKSLAARTVTIEYVMLDGVNDQDVHARELARLLKDMPSKINLIPFNPFPQTRFKCSSDERIERFGQILINAGFTVVTRRTRGDDIDAACGQLVGKVNDRTRRTQQKQIPISVQ; encoded by the coding sequence ATGACTGCAGTTGCAACGCCCGGCAAAGTGAATCTGCTGGGTCTCGATACCAACGGACTGGCCGAGTTTTTTGCCAGCATTGGCGAAAAACCGTTTCGCGCCACCCAGGTCCTGAAATGGATCCATCAGCACGGTGCCGATGATTTCGACACCATGTCCAACCTGAGCAAAGCGCTGCGGGAAAAGCTCAAGGAAACCGCTGAAATCCGCGGCCCGGAAGCCGTCACCGAACAAGTGTCCGCCGATGGCACCATCAAATGGGCCTTGCGCCTCGAAGGTGGTCAGCTGGTTGAAACCGTCTTTATTCCCACCACCGATCGCGGCACGCTGTGCGTGTCGTCGCAAGTGGGTTGCGCGCTCGATTGCGCGTTCTGCTCGACCGCCCAGCAAGGCTTCAATCGCAACCTGACCAGCGCTGAAATCATCGGCCAGGTCTGGCATGCCACCCGCCGTCTCGGCGCCGTTGCCACCACCGGTGAGCGCAAGGTCACCAACGTCGTGATGATGGGCATGGGCGAGCCGCTGCTCAATTTCGACAACGTGGTCACCGCGATGGGCATGATGCTCGACGACAACGCCTATGGCCTGTCCAAACGTCGGGTCACGCTGTCCACGTCCGGCGTGGTGCCGGGCCTGGAAAAGCTGATTGACCATATCGACGTCGCGCTGGCGCTGTCGCTGCATGCGCCAAACAATGCGCTGCGTGACGAGCTGGTGCCGGTGAACAAGAAATATCCGATCGAGGTGCTGCTGCCGGCTGTGCAGAAGTATCTCGACAAATCGCTGGCGGCCCGTACAGTCACCATCGAATATGTGATGCTCGACGGCGTCAACGATCAGGATGTCCATGCCCGCGAGCTGGCCCGGTTGCTGAAAGACATGCCGAGCAAGATCAACCTGATTCCGTTCAACCCGTTCCCGCAAACGCGGTTCAAGTGTTCCAGTGATGAACGAATTGAGCGGTTTGGCCAGATTTTGATTAACGCCGGCTTTACCGTAGTGACCCGGCGCACCCGCGGCGATGATATCGACGCGGCCTGTGGTCAGCTGGTCGGCAAGGTCAATGACCGGACCCGCCGCACCCAGCAAAAACAAATACCGATTTCTGTTCAGTAA
- the ndk gene encoding nucleoside-diphosphate kinase: protein MAVERTLSIVKPDAVGNNVIGEIFTRFERAGLKIVATKMKHLSKAEAEGFYAEHKERGFFGALVGFMTSGPVVISVLEGENAVLRHREILGATDPKKALAGTIRADYAVSVDENAAHGSDAVASAEREIAYFFKADEVCPRTR, encoded by the coding sequence ATGGCTGTCGAACGCACCCTTTCCATCGTCAAACCGGACGCAGTGGGCAACAACGTCATTGGCGAAATTTTCACCCGCTTTGAACGTGCCGGTCTGAAGATCGTTGCTACCAAGATGAAGCACCTCAGCAAGGCCGAAGCCGAAGGCTTCTACGCCGAGCACAAAGAACGCGGTTTCTTTGGCGCGCTGGTTGGTTTCATGACCTCGGGTCCGGTGGTGATCTCGGTGCTGGAAGGCGAAAACGCCGTGCTGCGTCACCGCGAAATCCTTGGCGCGACCGATCCGAAGAAAGCGCTGGCCGGCACCATTCGTGCTGACTATGCCGTCTCGGTTGATGAAAACGCTGCCCACGGTTCTGACGCAGTTGCGTCGGCCGAGCGCGAAATTGCTTACTTCTTCAAAGCCGACGAAGTCTGCCCGCGTACCCGCTAA
- the tolB gene encoding Tol-Pal system beta propeller repeat protein TolB, with amino-acid sequence MNKLATLLLSAFLSSLMLVPSAQAELEIVITGGMDDARPVAIAPFVWNGTTVAPPQDMAEIIARDLERSGRFRPMAVADMPEQPTSSATVNLAAWRNRGIEAVVVGKISETAPGQYQIGFELIDVFKGKDKAGSASALGSSSVIEARQHLVPSAGVRMHAHKMADIIYEKLTGERGAFATMIAYVNIDRGDRLPYKLYVADSDDYNPRVVASTTEPLMSPAWAKDGHRIAYVSFEKGRSQLFVQDIYTGQRQVVAAFPGHNGAPAWSPDGTKLAMSLSHEGNPEIYIYDLASRQTKRMTQTGGGVIDTDPTWSPDGQYVAFTSDRGGKPQIYRVHLASGQTQRVTFEGDYNSEPEYSPDGKKMVMINRTAGQFRVGIQDLASGNLQVLSDTQLDQSPSLAPNGSMVIYATLYRGQQVLAVVSTDGRFKARLQARKGEVRAPAWSPFLD; translated from the coding sequence ATGAATAAACTAGCAACGCTTTTGCTCTCGGCGTTCTTGAGTAGCCTGATGCTGGTGCCATCGGCGCAGGCTGAGTTGGAAATTGTCATTACCGGCGGCATGGACGATGCCCGGCCCGTCGCCATCGCCCCGTTTGTCTGGAATGGCACCACGGTTGCACCGCCGCAGGACATGGCTGAGATCATCGCCCGCGATCTCGAGCGTAGCGGACGCTTCAGGCCGATGGCCGTGGCCGACATGCCGGAGCAACCGACCAGCTCGGCAACGGTCAATCTCGCAGCCTGGCGCAATCGCGGCATCGAAGCCGTGGTGGTCGGCAAGATCAGCGAAACCGCACCGGGTCAGTATCAGATCGGTTTTGAATTGATCGATGTCTTCAAAGGCAAGGACAAGGCCGGCAGCGCGTCGGCACTGGGCAGCAGCAGCGTCATCGAAGCGCGTCAGCATCTGGTGCCGAGCGCCGGCGTGCGCATGCATGCGCACAAGATGGCCGACATCATTTATGAAAAGCTGACCGGTGAGCGTGGCGCGTTTGCGACCATGATTGCTTACGTCAATATCGATCGCGGTGATCGGCTGCCATACAAACTCTATGTTGCCGATTCGGATGATTACAATCCGCGCGTGGTGGCCTCGACCACTGAACCTCTGATGTCACCGGCCTGGGCCAAAGACGGGCATCGCATTGCTTATGTCAGTTTTGAAAAAGGCCGCTCACAGTTGTTTGTCCAGGACATCTACACCGGTCAGCGTCAGGTTGTTGCGGCATTCCCCGGCCACAATGGTGCGCCGGCGTGGTCACCGGACGGCACCAAGCTGGCGATGTCGCTGTCGCACGAAGGCAATCCGGAAATCTACATTTACGATCTCGCCTCGCGGCAGACCAAGCGGATGACGCAAACCGGTGGTGGGGTCATTGACACCGATCCGACCTGGTCGCCGGACGGTCAATACGTGGCCTTTACCTCGGACCGTGGCGGCAAACCGCAGATTTATCGGGTCCATCTGGCCTCGGGTCAGACCCAGCGGGTGACCTTCGAGGGCGACTACAACTCCGAGCCGGAATACAGCCCGGACGGCAAAAAGATGGTCATGATCAACCGGACCGCCGGCCAGTTCCGGGTCGGGATTCAGGATCTGGCCTCCGGCAACCTGCAAGTGCTGTCGGATACCCAATTAGATCAATCACCTAGCTTGGCACCGAACGGGAGCATGGTAATATACGCGACCCTTTACCGGGGGCAGCAGGTGCTGGCGGTGGTGTCCACAGATGGGCGCTTCAAGGCCCGGTTGCAAGCGCGCAAGGGTGAAGTGCGTGCGCCGGCGTGGTCGCCGTTCCTGGATTGA
- the pal gene encoding peptidoglycan-associated lipoprotein Pal, which yields MSIYQMGKSAVLALVVAGLAACASKQTETATSGSSNAGTDSTVTQPIQQGPSAEELARLADIEARKARVVYFDFDDANIKPEYRDLLAAHGAFLAKNPGLTVTVEGHTDERGTPEYNVGLGERRANAVKQVLQSYGVQASQIKTVSFGEEKPANPGHDEAAWAQNRRGVLAYQG from the coding sequence ATGTCGATTTATCAAATGGGGAAAAGTGCTGTTCTGGCGTTGGTCGTCGCCGGTCTGGCCGCTTGCGCCAGCAAGCAAACTGAAACTGCAACCAGCGGCAGCAGCAATGCTGGCACTGACAGCACCGTGACTCAGCCGATTCAGCAAGGTCCGAGCGCCGAAGAACTGGCCCGTCTGGCTGACATCGAAGCCCGCAAGGCTCGCGTTGTCTATTTCGATTTCGATGATGCCAACATCAAGCCGGAATACCGTGATCTGCTGGCTGCCCATGGCGCCTTCCTGGCCAAGAACCCGGGCCTGACCGTCACCGTTGAAGGTCACACCGACGAGCGCGGCACCCCGGAATACAACGTTGGCCTCGGCGAGCGTCGTGCCAATGCTGTGAAGCAAGTGCTGCAAAGCTACGGCGTGCAAGCCTCGCAAATCAAAACCGTGTCGTTCGGCGAAGAAAAGCCGGCCAACCCGGGTCATGACGAAGCCGCCTGGGCGCAAAACCGCCGTGGCGTGCTGGCTTACCAAGGTTAA
- the queE gene encoding 7-carboxy-7-deazaguanine synthase QueE — MTRLRLTEMFFSLQGEARTVGWPTVFIRLTGCPLRCGYCDSEYAFYGGEYHELEAILAKVAEWSPRYVCVTGGEPLAQKGCIDLLKALCDAGYGVSLETSGALDISEVDTRVSRVVDIKTPGSGEVDKNRWANLPLLTANDQIKFVLCDRKDYDWARMKLDEHRLTQTCDVLFSPVFGRLSYRDLAEWILADRLPVRMQVQLHKHIWGDVPGH; from the coding sequence ATGACCCGTTTGCGCCTCACCGAAATGTTTTTCTCGCTGCAGGGCGAAGCCCGCACCGTCGGCTGGCCGACCGTGTTCATTCGCCTGACCGGCTGTCCGTTGCGCTGCGGTTATTGCGACAGCGAGTACGCGTTTTACGGCGGGGAATACCACGAACTTGAGGCCATTCTTGCCAAAGTCGCGGAGTGGTCACCGCGCTATGTCTGCGTGACCGGTGGTGAGCCGCTGGCGCAGAAGGGTTGCATCGATCTGCTGAAAGCGCTCTGCGACGCCGGTTATGGGGTGTCGCTGGAAACCAGCGGTGCGCTCGATATCTCCGAGGTCGATACCCGGGTGTCGCGGGTGGTCGATATCAAGACGCCCGGGTCCGGCGAGGTCGACAAGAATCGCTGGGCCAATCTGCCGCTGCTGACCGCAAACGATCAAATCAAGTTTGTCCTGTGTGACCGCAAGGATTACGACTGGGCACGGATGAAGCTGGATGAGCATCGCCTGACCCAGACCTGCGATGTGCTGTTCTCGCCGGTGTTCGGTCGCTTGAGTTATCGCGATCTGGCGGAATGGATACTGGCCGATCGCTTGCCGGTGCGGATGCAGGTCCAGTTGCACAAGCATATCTGGGGCGATGTGCCGGGGCATTGA
- the gndA gene encoding NADP-dependent phosphogluconate dehydrogenase has protein sequence MAAAAQLCDIGFVGTGVMGKNLIMNLVDNGFTVIAFDLDQAKLNALMAQDAAERGDGPARVYTCNSYTDLLASLKRPHLIVLSVPAGDPVDDVCHKLIDAGLQADDIVVDTGNSLWTDTQRREKDYEGKFILFSTAVSGGEVGARFGPSLMPSGDPYAWARIKPMWTAIAAKVDPASGRPIERKAPGEVVARGEPCAAYIGPSGSGHYVKMVHNGIEYADMQLICEAYQVMRDALAMSDEEIAAVFRHWNDGLLNSYLIEISADVLATRDSETGQPLVRIILDKAGQKGTGLWTAVSSMELGCPAPTIAEAVYARSISTLKDQRVQASKLLAGPATERPAATEREALIQQLHDALYCAKICAYAQGFDLMKTAAREQGWSLNFAEIAKIWRAGCIIRAAFLQSIADAYERKEELENLLLDQYFAGQISRYQSNWRRAVANASLWGVPVPGLSSALSYYDSYRTEVLPANLLQGQRDYFGAHAFERTDKPRGKKFHVEWSHPGRPVVKHG, from the coding sequence ATGGCAGCAGCAGCGCAGCTTTGCGACATCGGTTTTGTCGGCACCGGCGTGATGGGCAAGAACCTCATCATGAACTTGGTCGACAACGGCTTTACGGTTATCGCCTTCGATCTGGATCAAGCCAAATTGAATGCCCTGATGGCGCAAGATGCCGCCGAACGGGGCGATGGCCCGGCGCGGGTCTACACCTGCAACTCCTACACCGATCTGCTGGCCAGCCTGAAGCGGCCGCATCTCATTGTACTGTCGGTGCCGGCCGGCGATCCGGTCGATGATGTCTGCCACAAACTGATCGATGCCGGCCTGCAGGCCGACGATATCGTGGTCGATACCGGCAACAGCCTGTGGACCGATACCCAGCGCCGTGAAAAAGATTACGAAGGCAAATTCATTCTGTTTTCGACCGCGGTTTCCGGCGGCGAAGTCGGCGCTCGCTTCGGCCCGTCGCTGATGCCCTCTGGCGACCCCTATGCCTGGGCCCGGATCAAACCGATGTGGACCGCGATTGCCGCGAAAGTCGATCCGGCCAGCGGCCGGCCCATCGAACGGAAAGCGCCCGGTGAAGTGGTGGCTCGCGGCGAACCGTGCGCGGCTTATATCGGCCCGTCCGGTTCCGGTCATTACGTCAAAATGGTGCACAACGGCATCGAATACGCCGACATGCAATTGATCTGCGAAGCGTATCAAGTGATGCGAGATGCGCTGGCGATGTCCGACGAGGAAATCGCCGCCGTCTTCCGCCACTGGAATGACGGTCTGCTGAACAGTTATCTGATCGAAATCTCGGCCGATGTATTGGCCACCCGCGACAGCGAAACCGGCCAGCCGCTGGTCCGGATCATTCTCGACAAAGCCGGACAGAAAGGCACCGGATTGTGGACCGCTGTCAGCAGCATGGAGCTGGGGTGTCCGGCACCGACCATTGCCGAAGCGGTTTACGCCCGCTCGATTTCCACCTTGAAAGATCAGCGCGTGCAAGCCTCGAAGCTATTGGCCGGCCCCGCCACCGAACGACCAGCCGCGACCGAACGCGAAGCCCTGATCCAACAACTGCACGATGCGCTGTACTGCGCCAAGATCTGCGCCTACGCCCAAGGCTTTGATCTGATGAAAACCGCCGCCCGCGAACAGGGCTGGTCGCTGAACTTTGCCGAGATCGCGAAAATCTGGCGCGCCGGCTGCATCATTCGGGCGGCGTTCCTGCAATCCATTGCCGATGCCTACGAACGCAAAGAGGAGCTGGAAAACCTGCTGCTGGATCAGTATTTCGCCGGTCAGATTTCCCGCTACCAGAGCAACTGGCGGCGCGCCGTCGCCAACGCCAGTTTATGGGGCGTGCCGGTGCCGGGCCTGAGCTCGGCCTTGTCGTATTACGACTCGTATCGTACCGAGGTATTGCCGGCCAATCTGCTGCAGGGCCAGCGCGATTATTTCGGCGCCCATGCCTTCGAGCGAACCGACAAACCGCGCGGCAAGAAATTCCATGTCGAATGGAGCCATCCGGGGCGGCCGGTGGTGAAACACGGCTGA